AGAGAGAGGGGAAATCAAATGAACCCATTGTTGTTAGATGTTCCTTTAAAATTAGAAACAGAAAGGCTAATGCTTCGAGCACCACTACAAGCTGGTGACGGAGAAATTGTGAACCAAGCAATTGGAGATTCCTTTTATGAATTAAAATCGTGGTTGTCACTTTTCCAGGAACCTCTTACTGTTGAAGAAACAGAGATAATGTTAAGGAATGCTCATATAAATTTTTTGAAGAGAGAAAGTTTTCGTTTTCTTATCTTTGATAAAGGTGGCAATGACTTTATTGGAACTACGAGCCTCCATGGGATTGACTGGGACATTCCAAAATGTGAAATTGGATACTGGATTAATACAAAATATAGCGGTAATGGATATATGACAGAAGCTGTAAAGGAATTGGTTAACTTTGGATTAAATAATATCAAATTTAGAAGAATTGGAATAAGGTGTGAATCAACAAACCTTAAAAGTCGTGCTATCCCAGAAAAACTTGGGTTTGTATTAGAAGGTACTTTAAGAAATGATGACTTATCCGCTGATGGTAACAAACTAACTGACACTTGTGTTTATTCTATAATAAAGTAACATTGTGAACAATTACACTTAAACTAAACCAGCTAATAGTTTGTCAATATTTTTCAATAAAAATTTAAAATATCTCATGCTATACTAAAAATGTGCATGCCAAATAACCTTCCGTTAGCCTAATTTTGGAAGGTTTTGTGTTATTTAGTTAGATATAGGTTTTAAGCTATATCTTGGAAAGTCGTTTTATTCTTTAAAAGGGCAAAAATCCAATGTAAGAGCTTATTAACACATGCAATAACAGCTACTTTAAAGGGTTTTCCTTCTTCACGTTTTTTATCATAGAACTCTCGTAATTTCTTATTACAAGGAATAATTTCATCACTTGTTTTGCTTTTACGACAGTCACGTATAGCACAACGAACAGCCATATATAGGGCGTGGCGAAGCCTGCTGGACCCTCTTTTAGTGATTCGATTCCTGGTAGCTGTAAACTTACCTGATTCAAATACACTAGGGTCAACACCAGCTTTTTAGGATCAGTAAATCGATCTATCTCCCCAATTTCTGAAATGATCGTTGCAGCGATCTTTTCTCCGATACCTGGGATAGATTTGATAGTATTATATTCTTCAACTTCTTTTGCGAAGGCATCTATCTCTGACTCTAACTTGGATAGGTGCTCTTTGTATTGAAGAATGATGTTTATATACATACCAAGACTCAAAATATGACTCTGATACAATGTCTTTTCAAACGGATTTCGGTTTGCGGCAGCTTTGAGTTGAATAGCCTTTTC
This Neobacillus sp. YX16 DNA region includes the following protein-coding sequences:
- a CDS encoding GNAT family N-acetyltransferase, with the translated sequence MNPLLLDVPLKLETERLMLRAPLQAGDGEIVNQAIGDSFYELKSWLSLFQEPLTVEETEIMLRNAHINFLKRESFRFLIFDKGGNDFIGTTSLHGIDWDIPKCEIGYWINTKYSGNGYMTEAVKELVNFGLNNIKFRRIGIRCESTNLKSRAIPEKLGFVLEGTLRNDDLSADGNKLTDTCVYSIIK